The window TCCAATTTCCCCTCCTGGGGACGGGGGGCATCTCTTCGCAGATTGACCTCAGCCGGTGGGGGTACTGGCCAAAATCTATGCGCatctaattttaaataacaCTGGGAGAAAAACGGGgagatatttttaagaataGAATTCTAATACCTAACCATTTATGCTTTTATAAGCATGTTGTAAACAGATTATTAGTTATTTTAtcttatttcaaatattttatatgcattttattaaaaaaatgtatcaattatttattataaatgaCTGAATACTTAACTTAATAATTCGTTAAgctaatttaaacaaattttaacgCCTCTTTCCGACAACTTACGAACACGGAAATGGCAAGCTGGGTGCCAAAAAGCgaatatttttatgtaaataagACCTGCCTTCatggtttataaaaatataggtAAAAGGCTAATAGAGAAGCTATGATTAGGGATtagaaaacaatattttatgtaGATTAAAGACAcctatttattgtttattatttaaagatCTATTTTCAAGGTTTTCAATTGCAAATTCAAAGGCAAATGATTTAAAGCTCtgtgttattattattttcagtattattatttattagctaagaaagaaaatatttaaaatataatataactacattttcttttttagtgTAAACAAGTTAGTAATCTTTCATCTCGAAAACCGTTTAAACTGTTGACCCAATTGGCCGGCTCTCTTGGCTCTTTATTGAGTTAGGTCAGTTGGTCAGGGGTtggttggtggtggtggagtcGTTGGACTAGACTAGAGTCGCCAGATATTATATGTCTATATCTCGGGGCTCTCTCTCAGTGTCAGGCCTCGCCTTTGACCAAAATTGGCGATGCCGAAAATTGCTCGGAACCATGAAAACATCTGAATTATTTATGGGCTTCAGTATAAGCATAATTAAATCGATAAGCTGCGCGTTCTTCGCATAAATTTTGAGTCGCGGATAATACAAAACATAACAACATTATttagatttaattaattgctaaTTTGAGGAAATTATCATTCATAGTTATGCATAATGAGCCCGCGGATCATCACGCATCTGGGATGTCTTGAGTTACCAGCCCTGAGCGCTGTAGGGCGAGGGAGGTGGGCCGTAGACAGCCGCTGGAGGGGGGGGTGGTCCGTAGACAGCAGCCGGGGCGGACGGAGGTGCCCCAAAGTGGAGCTTGTATCTTCCGTAGGAGTGTGGAGCTGAAAATCGGAAAGATGCCGGTGGGGCGGCATAGTTGCTGAGGAACTGTGGTTGCGCCGGAGCCAAATGGGGCACTGGTGGTGCAGCGAAGCCCGTGtaagtggtggtggtggtggttacTGGTGCTCCCAGGGAGTACCTGATGACTGGCGGGGGTGGGGGCGCCGCATAGGCTGTGGCATACTTGAATATAGCCGGTGGGGCGTGGTGGACTGGGGCGGCATAGGCTATCGCCGATGGTGGAGCACTGAAGGCGGCGGGAACGGTCACGGTATCCGAAACAGGAACAGCCACGGGAGCGGGAACTGCAACTGGAGTAGGTACGGCCACAGGAGTCGGAACTGCCACTGGCGAGGGCACGGGAACGGACACAGGAACCGGAACTCCCACAGGAACTTCAACTTGCTGAGGTCCATGAAAGAAGCTTCCAAAAGCAGGTGAAACGACACTCAGCACCGCACATAATACAATATTCTgcttgaaaataaataatatttaaatacactTTTTAAACCACTCTTTTTCAATCACTTGCTCTTACAATTTTGAACATTATGCTTTCTTCCGCTTTCGATTTCCGTATTAAGTCACTTCTGCCCGACACTTTCACACGAAATGAATCGATTTTCGGTGACCATTGAAGGTTTATATACCACAATATATGTACCGGGCTCTCATTATGCTAATTTTGGGGGCTGTCAGTGGGTGGAGGGGCAAGGAAACTAGAGGCGATGAGTTAAAACTCCATTAAGGGATCTGCGCACGACGTGCAATCGACAAGCGAATCGTGCGGCAAATGCATGCGACAAGTTTTGCAATTCCTCCCATCAAACACAGGAGCCGGGTAAGGAAGGGGGAAAGCGGATCACACACCTTCAAGTGGGTTAATTAAGTTGCAacatttcattattttataatgGGTTTCTTAAGTACAACATGTCAGCACTCTTTAAGCTCAAGGTGCCAATTATACAAATGTTTCTTAAACGAAGAAAGTTTTCTATTTCTCTTAGCTATTTAATTTGAATCTATGAAGATCCTAAAATCTCTACAAAAATTAAccattaaaaatgtataacttaatataaataataataggcTTAACATACTCCTCTGGCAAAAGtcacatatatatttgtacCATAAAAACCACAGTCTTTAAATAAAATCTCAAGAAAATCCCCACATAACTCTCTATAATTTTCAGATTACTTTAAGATACAATATCTTTTTGATAGCCAACCCGATAAGCCAGCCAACTTCAGTGGCCATTAGCATACCCATTTGTCCAAAGCCCACTGCAACTTTGGTTTAACTTTTACCGCCGCCTTCGGTTGCAGCGAAAAAAGACACAAACCGAGTCAGTGATCACGTTCCAGGCACCTTTTTATGCCTTATGACTCTGATTGATGGCCGTTGCCGAAATATAAATGCCAAAATATCACACGCCAGTTAAAAGTCGATTTATTACCACCGCCAACAAAGCCGGGCTGGCACTTGGAAGCTCTCAATTAGCCGGCAAAAGCCCGAAAGCAGGCAGCAGTTTCTCCGGAGGAACCGAGCAGCCCGAAAGTGGACTCACATAAAAGGCGAATCTGTCATAAACAGGCGAAGCTCCCGCACGGGCGGCCAATTAAATTTTGGCTGCCAAATGCGCGACACGCGCTCATCGAAATTGTCAACAAAACAATGAAAATTGGGTGGGGGAAGGAGCAGCAAAGGCAAGGATACTTTGCAAGATGTTTAACTGCCCTGGGAAATTATGGAAAATCAAAAATCGATATGTGCACCTTCGCTGAACTGAAAAGCCACGAGCTGCTCGAAGAGAGGGAGGCGAATTTTCGCGATTTTCCACGAGTGGAGCACACGCCCAAACTCTTAAGCGATTTTCATCGCCTTTGTGCCGTTGGCAACAGGTGCTTGGGAGGGCTCGATTCCTTCAGGCAGCAATCCTTGTAACGTAATTCTCCCTAAATCGCTGCACGTGTTTCCCAGCGACAAATGCGAGTTAACTTTTTTATTGGGGTGACATAGGGCAGTACCTCGAATTTGGGCAAAATGGGGGCTCGTATCAGGACTTTGATGTCGCACCTGATTTGATTTTGacaatttattgaataaacaCAAGTTATTGGCTAAAATTTAGGGAATGCAAGTAATAGGCTCATGATTTGTTGCGTAATTAAAGCTTAAAGGCCTTTGAAAGATAGTATCTTTGAAACTATTTCTGATTGACATCCTCTTCTCTAACCCACTCAGAAAGTAAACCAATAAACTCAGCTTAGATGTCCTATGAATGCCCGTCTTGATTGCACTCTCAATTGAAATATCAATGAAACTATCATTTGATATTTTTAGACTTTTATCCTCCTCCGGCACATTGCTCATACGCAGAGTGGGCAGTCAACGAACTCGGCAAGGACAAGCCAGCACTGGACGCATCAGATTATCGAGTGCAAATCCCTTCCAGAAACAATAACTAAATAATCAATAACGGAGGTGTCAATGTCCTTTCACAAGGTCACATGCTCGCTCCGGCGATTGCATTTCCCAGTACGTGCAACTCCTACGGCAAGGATCCTGGCTTGGCCAGGAACTAGTTTGACCTctgaaattaattttctatCTTGTTGTGTCAACCTCCACCCCGGAGTCTCGCCCCCAGAATCGGATTTCAATGCTAGTTTTAATTGCAGTGCCCCAGGATGGCACGAGTGGAGTGTGTGATGCGATGGTCCTGCATCCCAGCAGAGGTCCTTGCCCCCGTTCTTGGGGCAGTGGCTTGTTAATAATTCAAAGCAGAGCAAAATGCAGAAAGCAACTCATTTTCCACATGAATAATTCAATTAAGCTTAGCATACTCTATGGCTAGCCAGAAAAACTCAAAGAAGAATACCCAGAAACCCAATCCGAGATTTTTGAGCCAAAACTCAAGAGAGGGAAAAACAGCAGGTGTGCGTGGATTCAATTGGCGAGGCTGTGGGAATACGCTGGGAGGTGCATTTTGTAGTAAGTGTGCCATGAGAGCACCTGCCACAAAATGCATCCACTTAGTGCCACTCGTCACTCGCGGCTGGAATGAATATTCAATGGCCTGGGAGATGTAGGAAGCACCTCGGCTTCTGCCCACCTTTGTCTGCCAAATTGGCGAAGGTTGTTGCCAAATTGTCGCATGACTAGCTAACGGTAACGCCGTCTTGCCAGACTTACCTGTGTAATTATGATATGGTTTATGATCGCGGGACATAATTTATTCGCAGTCGGCCCGAGACAAATTAAACTAGTCTTGGACACAATTGAGCTTCGTACTTGCCAAGGTCGAAGAGCCACCAACAATGGCTTATTGTTATGGGCGCCatgaattataaataataaatattttttagccaaCTCCACCGTAAATCCgtttttaa of the Drosophila ananassae strain 14024-0371.13 chromosome 2R, ASM1763931v2, whole genome shotgun sequence genome contains:
- the LOC6493173 gene encoding extensin isoform X2; the protein is MFKINIVLCAVLSVVSPAFGSFFHGPQQVEVPVGVPVPVSVPVPSPVAVPTPVAVPTPVAVPAPVAVPVSDTVTVPAAFSAPPSAIAYAAPVHHAPPAIFKYATAYAAPPPPPVIRYSLGAPVTTTTTTYTGFAAPPVPHLAPAQPQFLSNYAAPPASFRFSAPHSYGRYKLHFGAPPSAPAAVYGPPPPPAAVYGPPPSPYSAQGW
- the LOC6493173 gene encoding extensin isoform X1, translated to MFKIQNIVLCAVLSVVSPAFGSFFHGPQQVEVPVGVPVPVSVPVPSPVAVPTPVAVPTPVAVPAPVAVPVSDTVTVPAAFSAPPSAIAYAAPVHHAPPAIFKYATAYAAPPPPPVIRYSLGAPVTTTTTTYTGFAAPPVPHLAPAQPQFLSNYAAPPASFRFSAPHSYGRYKLHFGAPPSAPAAVYGPPPPPAAVYGPPPSPYSAQGW